A window from Bufo bufo chromosome 1, aBufBuf1.1, whole genome shotgun sequence encodes these proteins:
- the LOC120989669 gene encoding olfactory receptor 10A7-like, with protein MPLVKGTAFLQENNRTVVSEFFLLGFQMNQCLRIFLFSLFLVVYYVTICGNLLIITLVSISKNLHTPMYFFISQLSISDILLTTTIVPNLLHILLNNGGTITFINCISQFYFFCTSEVFECFLLTVMSYDRYLAICKPLHYNSIMTNAWCMKLGITCWLLGFSATFIDTQMTLKLQFCGPNIIDHFFCDLVPLLEIACSDTYIVHLGVSLLGIPAVILPTIIIIMSYVKIISVILRISSSTGRQKAFSTCSSHLTVVSIFYCTLFSVYVVPTKGQSSTISKILSLLYTVFTLLINPIIYSLRNIEIMKALQETFHKYVFCGNCP; from the coding sequence gagAACAATCGGACTGTGGTCTCAGAGTTTTTCCTTTTAGGATTTCAGATGAACCAATGTTTAAGAATTTTCCTGTTCAGCCTTTTCCTTGTGGTTTACTATGTGACAATATGTGGGAACCTCCTGATCATCACCCTGGTGTCCATCAGCAAGAACCTCCACACTCCAATGTACTTCTTCATATCACAACTGTCCATCAGTGACATTTTATTGACCACAACTATTGTCCCCAACCTGCTCCATATCCTGCTGAATAATGGGGGGACCATCACGTTTATTAATTGCATTAGTCAGTTTTACTTTTTCTGTACTTCAGAAGTATTTGAATGTTTTCTTCTCACAGTGATGTCTTATGACAGATACTTGGCCATCTGTAAACCACTTCATTATAACTCTATCATGACCAATGCATGGTGCATGAAATTGGGCATCACCTGTTGGTTGTTGGGATTTTCTGCCACTTTTATTGACACACAAATGACATTAAAGTTACAATTTTGTGGTCCAAATATTATTGATCATTTTTTCTGTGACCTTGTCCCCTTGCTAGAAATTGCCTGTTCTGATACCTACATCGTCCATCTTGGAGTCTCCTTGCTAGGCATACCAGCAGTCATCCTACCAACCATAATAATCATTATGTCTTATGTTAAAATTATTTCTGTCATTTTAAGGATTTCATCCAGTACTGGTAGAcagaaagccttctccacctgtagCTCCCACCTCACTGTGGTCTCCATATTCTACTGCACTTTGTTTAGTGTTTATGTTGTCCCTACTAAAGGACAGTCATCAACCATCAGTAAAATCCTGTccctgctgtatactgtatttacCCTGTTGATCAACCCCATTATATATAGTCTGAGGAATATAGAGATTATGAAAGCGCTGCAAGAAACATTTCATAAATATGTCTTTTGTGGCAATTGTCCATGA